In Acidovorax sp. GBBC 1281, a single window of DNA contains:
- a CDS encoding CBS domain-containing protein, which translates to MTAVADILKSKPHAQVHTIGPSDSMLDALRLMADKGIGALLVMEGEQIAGIVTERDYARKVALLGRTSGATQVSDVMTRAVRFVRPHQSSEQCMQLMTDNRLRHLPVVDDANRLVGLISIGDLVKNIMSEQQFIIEQMEQYITGGQRN; encoded by the coding sequence ATGACCGCAGTCGCCGACATCCTCAAGTCCAAGCCCCATGCCCAGGTCCACACCATCGGGCCCTCCGATTCGATGCTCGATGCGCTGCGGCTCATGGCCGACAAGGGCATCGGCGCGCTCCTGGTGATGGAGGGCGAGCAGATCGCCGGCATCGTGACCGAGCGCGACTACGCCCGCAAGGTGGCCCTGCTGGGCCGCACCTCCGGCGCCACCCAGGTGAGCGACGTGATGACCCGGGCCGTGCGCTTCGTGCGGCCGCACCAGAGCAGCGAGCAGTGCATGCAGCTCATGACCGACAACCGGCTGCGCCACTTGCCGGTGGTGGACGATGCCAACCGGCTCGTGGGCCTGATCTCCATCGGTGACCTGGTGAAGAACATCATGTCCGAGCAGCAGTTCATCATCGAGCAGATGGAGCAGTACATCACCGGCGGCCAGCGCAACTGA
- a CDS encoding DUF2145 domain-containing protein: MRRATLPSGVRPRRALARWTGIAAIGLAALGAEVPAHAGTWGLCDAAASLSATDQDRILRFAAVVKQVLDASGQRVALISRSGLDLGRFGVRYSHAGLALRPQPDRPWAVRQLYYTCEESRPRLFDQGIPGFLMGRDDPSRGYVAIVLLPALPADALERTAQDKRAALALLAVDYSANAYPFSTRYQNCNQWVAEMMASAWAPAGDAPPTRERAQAWLRSEGYRPEPIGLGSHGVVFAAHFAPLVHVDDHPRDDLYALRMRVSLPASLEAFVHDRMPGAERIELCHDRRQIVVRRGWQALGPGCEAGPQDEVIALDP; this comes from the coding sequence ATGCGGCGCGCCACCTTGCCATCCGGCGTGCGGCCCCGGCGCGCGCTGGCGCGCTGGACCGGGATCGCCGCCATCGGCCTCGCCGCGCTGGGGGCGGAGGTTCCGGCCCACGCCGGCACCTGGGGCCTGTGCGATGCCGCCGCGTCGCTGAGCGCCACCGATCAGGACCGGATCCTGCGCTTTGCCGCGGTGGTCAAGCAGGTGCTCGACGCCTCGGGCCAGCGCGTGGCGCTGATCTCGCGCTCGGGCCTGGACCTGGGCCGCTTCGGGGTGCGCTACTCGCACGCCGGCCTGGCGCTGCGGCCGCAGCCGGACCGCCCGTGGGCGGTGCGCCAGCTGTACTACACCTGCGAGGAGTCGCGGCCCCGGCTGTTCGACCAGGGCATCCCGGGCTTCCTGATGGGCCGGGACGATCCGTCGCGGGGTTACGTTGCCATCGTGCTGCTGCCCGCGCTGCCCGCCGACGCGCTGGAGCGCACGGCCCAGGATAAGCGCGCCGCGCTGGCCCTGCTGGCGGTCGACTACAGCGCCAATGCGTACCCGTTCAGCACGCGCTACCAGAACTGCAACCAGTGGGTGGCGGAGATGATGGCCAGCGCCTGGGCGCCGGCCGGCGACGCTCCCCCGACGCGCGAGCGCGCGCAGGCGTGGCTGCGCTCGGAGGGCTACCGGCCCGAGCCGATCGGGCTGGGATCGCACGGCGTGGTGTTCGCCGCGCATTTCGCGCCGCTGGTGCATGTGGACGACCACCCGCGGGACGATCTCTACGCGCTGCGCATGCGGGTGAGCCTGCCGGCCTCGCTGGAGGCCTTCGTGCACGATCGCATGCCGGGCGCCGAGCGCATCGAGCTATGCCACGACCGCCGCCAGATCGTGGTGCGCCGCGGCTGGCAGGCGCTGGGCCCGGGGTGCGAGGCCGGGCCGCAGGACGAGGTGATCGCCCTCGATCCCTAG
- a CDS encoding DUF3313 domain-containing protein gives MHATPFLRPAALLPLLCVAALAGCASTQPIAYTGLQSAPQLRPNLDDDTGRIPYRVASHRDWSQYTKVILDPIVIYGGPDHQFEDVPEAQRRQLAGDMRRQFTARLATRFQIVAQPAPATLRLRVTLTGARLTTRGLSTFTRFDIGGGPYNLVQGIRGKEGTFTGSVSYAVEIFDAVSNQLLDAFVTKQYPNALNIGATFGTLDAAQAGIEKGAQELTAQFQ, from the coding sequence ATGCATGCCACCCCTTTTCTGCGCCCCGCGGCGCTCCTGCCCCTGCTGTGCGTTGCCGCCCTGGCCGGCTGCGCCAGCACGCAGCCCATCGCCTACACCGGGCTGCAGTCCGCGCCCCAGCTGCGGCCCAACCTGGACGACGACACCGGCCGCATTCCCTACCGCGTGGCATCGCACCGCGACTGGAGCCAGTACACCAAGGTGATCCTCGACCCCATCGTGATCTACGGCGGGCCCGACCACCAGTTCGAGGACGTGCCCGAGGCCCAGCGGCGCCAGCTGGCCGGCGACATGCGCCGGCAGTTCACCGCGCGGCTGGCCACGCGCTTTCAGATCGTGGCCCAGCCCGCCCCCGCCACGCTGCGCCTGCGCGTGACGCTCACCGGCGCCAGGCTCACCACACGGGGCCTGAGCACCTTCACGCGCTTCGACATCGGCGGCGGGCCCTACAACCTGGTGCAGGGCATCCGCGGCAAGGAAGGCACCTTCACCGGCTCGGTCAGCTATGCCGTGGAGATCTTCGATGCGGTGTCGAACCAGTTGCTCGACGCCTTCGTCACCAAGCAATACCCGAACGCGCTGAACATCGGCGCGACCTTCGGCACCCTGGATGCGGCGCAGGCCGGCATCGAAAAGGGCGCGCAGGAACTCACCGCCCAGTTCCAGTGA
- a CDS encoding TetR/AcrR family transcriptional regulator: MRVRTQARRDAIVEAAAKLFEEVGYEAASMNELAKRLGGSKATLYGYFPSKEPLFVAVVQSLATSHLADATSHLLAALETRPPMRPTLNRFGDEALQVMLNDRRALSVYRMVLADAGRSNIGELFDGAGPRQCIDALTRFMGAAMAHGEVCEGDPQVMAMQFMALLTAETGPRLYQQDPPAVSVADIHARVVRAVDFFLRGAAPRR; this comes from the coding sequence ATGCGGGTCAGGACCCAGGCGCGGCGGGATGCCATCGTGGAAGCGGCGGCCAAATTGTTCGAAGAGGTGGGGTACGAGGCGGCGTCGATGAACGAGCTGGCCAAGCGGCTCGGGGGCTCCAAGGCCACCCTCTACGGCTATTTCCCGTCCAAGGAGCCGCTGTTCGTCGCCGTGGTGCAGTCGCTGGCGACCTCTCACCTGGCCGACGCCACCTCCCACCTGCTGGCAGCGCTGGAAACGCGCCCGCCGATGCGGCCCACGCTGAACCGGTTCGGGGACGAGGCGCTGCAGGTGATGCTGAACGACCGCCGCGCACTCTCGGTGTATCGCATGGTGCTGGCGGACGCGGGCCGCTCCAACATCGGCGAGCTGTTCGACGGCGCCGGCCCGCGCCAGTGCATCGATGCGCTCACCCGTTTCATGGGCGCCGCCATGGCGCACGGCGAGGTGTGCGAGGGCGATCCCCAGGTCATGGCGATGCAGTTCATGGCGCTGCTCACCGCGGAAACCGGGCCGCGCCTGTACCAGCAGGACCCGCCGGCCGTCTCCGTCGCCGACATCCACGCGCGGGTGGTGCGGGCCGTCGACTTTTTCCTGCGGGGCGCGGCGCCCAGGCGCTAG
- the treF gene encoding alpha,alpha-trehalase TreF, producing MSALPSCTESPAAPPPSLPGGDSSTHRAHSASRRAAAALAPPADTHTPADRYEELFIEVQRQRIFEDSKTFVDCAPRQPPETILAAYRAQCQAPDFDLHAFVHRHFKPQTRACDGPTVEPGLTMAAHIDALWDELTRHPAHHPPRGSLLALPHAYVVPGGRFVEMYYWDSYFTMLGLVRSGRRHLLHTMTDNFAYLIDTYGHVPNGTRTYYLSRSQPPVFSLMAELCESCAGHGAAQYLPQMRREYDFWMEGADTLAPGSAHRRVVALPDGAVLNRYWDDRDTPREESWREDVETAAQCQRPANEVYRDLRAAAESGWDFSARWLDDGACGTCRTQTLSTIGTTRILPVDLNALLHKAETTIARLSRAAGDTATADAFDHRARQRTEAMSRVLWNAEAGAFLDHDWQAGTPRPALNAATVVPLFTGTATPEQAHALAATVRRRLLVRGGLSTSETASGEQWDRPNGWAPLQWMAVEGFAAYGTADESCRQLSDDIRTRWLKTVQDVYDHEGKLVEKYSLCESGDSPSTGGDGGEYPLQDGFGWTNGVVRGWLPDAARAETGAGPQPEK from the coding sequence ATGTCTGCCTTGCCGTCCTGCACCGAGTCTCCCGCCGCTCCACCGCCGTCCTTGCCGGGCGGCGATTCGTCCACCCACCGTGCGCACAGCGCCTCGCGGCGCGCCGCGGCCGCGCTTGCGCCGCCGGCCGATACCCACACGCCCGCGGACCGCTATGAAGAGCTTTTCATCGAAGTGCAGCGCCAGCGCATCTTCGAAGACTCCAAGACCTTCGTGGACTGCGCCCCGCGTCAGCCGCCCGAGACCATCCTCGCGGCCTACCGCGCGCAGTGCCAGGCGCCGGACTTCGACCTGCATGCCTTCGTGCACCGGCATTTCAAGCCCCAGACCCGCGCCTGCGACGGCCCCACGGTCGAACCCGGGCTGACCATGGCGGCGCACATCGATGCGCTGTGGGACGAGCTCACCCGTCACCCGGCCCACCACCCCCCGCGCGGCTCGCTGCTGGCGCTGCCGCACGCCTACGTGGTGCCGGGCGGCCGGTTCGTGGAGATGTATTACTGGGATTCGTACTTCACCATGCTGGGCCTGGTGCGCAGCGGCCGGCGGCACCTGCTGCACACGATGACGGACAACTTCGCCTACCTCATCGACACCTACGGCCACGTGCCCAACGGCACCCGCACCTACTACCTGAGCCGCTCGCAGCCGCCGGTGTTCTCGTTGATGGCCGAGCTGTGCGAATCGTGCGCGGGGCACGGCGCCGCGCAGTACCTGCCGCAGATGCGGCGCGAATACGACTTCTGGATGGAGGGCGCGGACACCCTGGCCCCGGGCAGCGCCCACCGCCGCGTGGTGGCGCTGCCGGACGGCGCCGTGCTCAACCGCTACTGGGACGACCGCGACACGCCGCGCGAGGAATCGTGGCGCGAGGACGTGGAGACCGCCGCCCAATGCCAGCGCCCCGCGAACGAGGTGTACCGCGACCTGCGCGCCGCCGCCGAGTCGGGCTGGGACTTCAGCGCGCGCTGGCTGGACGACGGCGCCTGCGGCACCTGCCGCACGCAGACCCTGTCCACCATCGGCACCACGCGCATCCTGCCGGTGGACCTGAACGCGCTGCTGCACAAGGCCGAGACCACCATCGCCCGCCTGAGCCGCGCGGCGGGCGACACGGCCACGGCCGACGCGTTCGACCACCGGGCCCGCCAGCGTACCGAGGCCATGTCCCGCGTGCTGTGGAACGCCGAGGCCGGCGCCTTCCTCGACCACGACTGGCAGGCCGGCACGCCGCGCCCGGCGCTCAATGCCGCCACCGTGGTGCCGCTTTTCACCGGCACGGCCACGCCCGAGCAGGCCCATGCGCTGGCCGCCACCGTGCGCCGGCGCCTGCTGGTGCGGGGCGGCCTGTCCACCTCGGAGACCGCCAGCGGCGAGCAGTGGGACCGCCCCAACGGCTGGGCGCCGCTGCAGTGGATGGCGGTGGAAGGCTTCGCCGCCTACGGCACGGCCGACGAGAGCTGCCGCCAGCTGTCGGACGACATCCGCACGCGCTGGCTCAAAACCGTGCAGGACGTGTACGACCACGAGGGCAAGCTGGTCGAAAAATACTCGCTGTGCGAATCCGGCGACAGCCCCTCCACCGGCGGCGATGGCGGCGAATACCCGCTGCAGGACGGGTTCGGCTGGACGAACGGGGTGGTGCGGGGCTGGCTGCCCGATGCGGCCCGGGCGGAAACCGGCGCCGGGCCGCAGCCCGAAAAATAG
- a CDS encoding ABC transporter ATP-binding protein, whose translation MNNPAKFIEVQGVAQTFKTAKGLFPALRDIDLSIAKGEFVALIGHSGCGKSTLLNLIAGLTVPTAGALLCANKEIKGPGPERAVVFQNHSLLPWLTCEGNVHLAVERVFGKREPKAQLKARTEAALAMVGLTHAAQKRPGEISGGMKQRVGIARALSMEPQVLLMDEPFGALDALTRAKLQDELLEIVARTQSTVVMVTHDVDEAVLLSDKIVMMTNGPAATIGEVLAVDIPRPRNRVALAEDPRYLRSRKAVIDFLYTRQAHVEKAA comes from the coding sequence ATGAACAACCCCGCGAAATTCATCGAAGTCCAGGGCGTCGCCCAGACCTTCAAGACCGCCAAGGGGCTGTTCCCGGCGCTGCGCGATATCGACCTGTCCATCGCCAAGGGCGAGTTCGTGGCCCTCATCGGGCACTCGGGCTGCGGCAAGTCCACCTTGCTCAACCTGATCGCCGGGCTCACGGTGCCCACGGCCGGCGCGCTGCTGTGCGCCAACAAGGAGATCAAGGGCCCCGGCCCCGAGCGCGCGGTGGTGTTCCAGAACCACTCCCTGCTGCCCTGGCTGACCTGCGAAGGCAACGTGCACCTGGCGGTCGAGCGCGTGTTCGGCAAGCGGGAACCGAAGGCCCAGCTCAAGGCCCGCACCGAGGCCGCGCTGGCCATGGTGGGCCTCACGCACGCGGCGCAAAAGCGCCCCGGCGAGATCTCGGGCGGCATGAAGCAGCGCGTGGGCATCGCCCGGGCGCTGTCGATGGAGCCCCAGGTGCTGCTGATGGACGAGCCCTTCGGTGCGCTCGACGCCCTCACCCGTGCCAAGTTGCAGGACGAGCTGCTGGAGATCGTGGCGCGCACGCAGAGCACCGTGGTCATGGTCACCCACGACGTGGACGAGGCCGTGCTGCTGTCCGACAAGATCGTGATGATGACCAACGGCCCGGCCGCCACCATCGGCGAGGTGCTGGCGGTGGACATCCCGCGCCCGCGCAACCGCGTGGCCCTGGCCGAAGACCCGCGCTACCTGCGCAGCCGCAAGGCCGTGATCGATTTCCTGTACACGCGCCAGGCGCATGTGGAGAAGGCGGCCTGA
- the ntrB gene encoding nitrate ABC transporter permease, with the protein MVSAVFHAPPEPTPAAAPSAMQTIATPAIKTPASGQKPLQSAPPSPPRAPRDWAAASRTFWLAVLPPACGLGLLIGLWAVVSSTTGQSIPGPLETWKQALEVFSNPFYRNGPNDQGVGWNVLASLERVAVGFGLAALVGIPAGFVIGRFNFLSRMFNPLISLLRPVSPLAWLPIGLLVFKGANPAAIWTIFICSIWPMIINTAVGVQRVPQDYMNVARVLNLSEWKIATTILFPAVLPYMLTGVRLAVGTAWLVIVAAEMLTGGVGIGFWVWDEWNNLNVKNIIIAIFVIGIVGLLLEYALVKLATAFTFEEVKA; encoded by the coding sequence ATGGTCAGCGCCGTCTTCCACGCCCCGCCGGAGCCCACCCCAGCCGCGGCCCCGTCTGCTATGCAAACGATAGCAACACCGGCAATCAAAACGCCGGCATCGGGGCAAAAACCCTTGCAATCCGCCCCGCCCAGCCCGCCGCGGGCGCCCCGCGACTGGGCGGCCGCCTCGCGCACCTTCTGGCTCGCGGTACTGCCGCCGGCCTGCGGCCTGGGCCTCTTGATCGGGCTGTGGGCCGTGGTGTCCTCCACCACCGGGCAGAGCATTCCAGGCCCGCTGGAGACCTGGAAGCAGGCGCTGGAAGTCTTCAGCAACCCCTTCTACCGCAACGGCCCCAACGACCAGGGCGTGGGCTGGAACGTGCTCGCCTCGCTGGAGCGCGTGGCGGTCGGCTTCGGGCTGGCGGCGCTGGTGGGCATTCCCGCGGGCTTCGTGATCGGGCGGTTCAACTTCCTCTCGCGCATGTTCAACCCGCTCATCAGCCTGCTGCGGCCCGTGTCGCCGCTGGCGTGGCTGCCCATCGGCCTGCTGGTGTTCAAGGGCGCCAACCCGGCCGCCATCTGGACCATCTTCATCTGCTCGATCTGGCCCATGATCATCAACACCGCGGTGGGCGTGCAGCGCGTGCCGCAGGACTACATGAACGTGGCCCGCGTGCTCAACCTCTCCGAGTGGAAGATCGCCACCACCATCCTGTTTCCCGCCGTGCTGCCGTACATGCTGACCGGCGTGCGCCTGGCCGTGGGCACCGCCTGGCTCGTGATCGTGGCGGCCGAGATGCTGACCGGCGGCGTGGGCATCGGGTTCTGGGTGTGGGACGAGTGGAACAACCTGAACGTCAAGAACATCATCATCGCGATCTTCGTGATCGGCATCGTCGGGCTGCTGCTCGAATACGCCCTGGTCAAGCTGGCCACGGCATTCACGTTCGAAGAGGTGAAGGCATGA
- a CDS encoding CmpA/NrtA family ABC transporter substrate-binding protein: MTDLSKTSLHRRTVLQAAAVGAVGVSPALRSIVHAAGSDAPEKKEVKIGFIPLTDCASVVMASVLGIDQKYGVKIVPSKEASWAGVRDKLANGELDFAHVLYGLVYGVHLGVGGPKKDMAVLMTLNNNGQAITLSKKLADAGAVDGAGLAQLMAKEKREYTFAQTFPTGTHAMWLYYWLAANGIDPLKGAKVITVPPPQMVANMRVGNMDGFCVGEPWNHRAIMDGIGITATTTQDIWKDHPEKVLGTTSEFVQKYPNTARAVTAAILEAGRWIDEGLANKNKMAETIAGKAYVNTSVDAINQRILGRYQNGLGKTWDDPNYMKFYNDGAVNFPYLSDGMWFLTQHKRWGLLKDHPDYLAVAKSINRTELYKQAATAAKAPLPKSDMRSSKLMDGVVWDGKDPAKYADSFKIKA; the protein is encoded by the coding sequence ATGACCGACCTGTCCAAAACCAGTCTCCACCGCCGCACCGTGCTGCAGGCCGCCGCCGTGGGGGCCGTCGGCGTGAGCCCCGCGCTGCGCTCCATAGTGCATGCAGCCGGCTCCGACGCGCCGGAAAAGAAGGAAGTCAAGATCGGCTTCATCCCCCTCACCGACTGCGCCAGCGTGGTGATGGCCTCGGTGCTGGGCATCGACCAGAAGTACGGTGTGAAGATCGTGCCTTCCAAGGAAGCGAGCTGGGCCGGCGTGCGCGACAAGCTGGCCAACGGCGAGCTGGACTTCGCCCACGTGCTGTACGGCCTGGTGTACGGCGTGCACTTAGGTGTCGGCGGCCCCAAGAAGGACATGGCCGTGCTCATGACCCTGAACAACAACGGCCAGGCCATCACGCTGAGCAAGAAGCTCGCCGATGCCGGCGCGGTGGACGGCGCGGGCCTGGCCCAGCTCATGGCCAAGGAAAAGCGCGAATACACCTTCGCGCAGACCTTCCCCACCGGCACGCACGCCATGTGGCTGTACTACTGGCTGGCCGCCAACGGCATCGACCCGCTCAAGGGGGCCAAGGTCATCACCGTGCCGCCGCCGCAGATGGTGGCCAACATGCGCGTGGGCAACATGGACGGCTTCTGCGTGGGCGAGCCCTGGAACCACCGCGCCATCATGGACGGCATCGGCATCACCGCCACCACCACGCAGGACATCTGGAAGGACCACCCCGAGAAGGTGCTGGGCACCACGTCGGAGTTCGTGCAGAAGTACCCCAACACCGCGCGCGCCGTGACGGCCGCCATCCTGGAGGCCGGCCGCTGGATCGACGAGGGCCTCGCCAACAAGAACAAGATGGCCGAAACCATCGCCGGCAAGGCCTACGTGAACACCAGCGTGGACGCCATCAACCAGCGCATCCTGGGCCGCTACCAGAACGGCCTGGGCAAGACCTGGGACGACCCCAACTACATGAAGTTCTACAACGACGGCGCGGTGAACTTCCCCTACCTGTCCGACGGCATGTGGTTCCTCACGCAGCACAAGCGCTGGGGCCTGCTCAAGGACCACCCGGACTACCTGGCCGTCGCCAAGTCGATCAACCGCACCGAGCTGTACAAGCAGGCCGCCACCGCCGCCAAGGCGCCCCTGCCCAAGAGCGACATGCGTTCCAGCAAATTGATGGACGGCGTCGTCTGGGACGGCAAGGACCCGGCCAAGTACGCCGACAGCTTCAAGATCAAGGCCTGA
- a CDS encoding ANTAR domain-containing response regulator, whose translation MTDSLRIVVVAPDLAVGAEDDEHAQLQAERSRALRIGLLENNFNLVATLPADVFLSERLAQLQPDLVIVDAESDARDALEHVVMATRDAPRAIVMFTNDDDPSHVRQAVAAGVSAYIVAGLSPQRIRPILDVAMARFQHEQALRAELADARSELKDRKTIDRAKGLLMQRQGLTEQAAYDKLRKSAMDKGMKLVEVAQRMLDVADLLG comes from the coding sequence ATGACCGACTCTCTGCGCATCGTGGTGGTGGCCCCCGACCTGGCGGTGGGTGCCGAGGACGACGAGCACGCCCAGCTGCAGGCCGAGCGCTCGCGGGCGCTGCGCATCGGCCTGCTGGAAAACAACTTCAACCTGGTGGCCACGCTGCCGGCCGACGTGTTCCTGAGCGAGCGGCTCGCGCAGCTGCAGCCCGACCTGGTGATCGTGGACGCCGAAAGCGACGCCCGCGATGCGCTGGAGCACGTGGTAATGGCCACCCGCGATGCGCCCCGCGCCATCGTGATGTTCACCAACGACGACGACCCCTCCCACGTGCGGCAGGCGGTGGCCGCGGGCGTGTCGGCCTACATCGTGGCCGGGCTGTCGCCCCAGCGCATCCGCCCCATCCTGGACGTGGCGATGGCGCGCTTCCAGCACGAGCAGGCCCTGCGCGCCGAACTGGCCGATGCGCGCAGCGAGCTGAAGGACCGCAAGACCATCGACCGCGCCAAGGGCCTGCTGATGCAGCGCCAGGGCCTGACCGAACAGGCCGCCTACGACAAGCTGCGCAAGAGCGCGATGGACAAGGGCATGAAGCTGGTCGAGGTGGCCCAGCGCATGCTGGACGTGGCGGACCTGCTGGGCTGA
- a CDS encoding branched-chain amino acid ABC transporter substrate-binding protein, which translates to MSTQGSRRAALLAIAALAATLGAGCSKVPDTIKIGVAQPLSGPQGEVGQDMLNGVTLAVQELNKSGFTVDGKTVTLEVVAQDDRADADSGKKAAQQLVESGVVAVIGNLNSGVSIAAAPIYAEKGIAQLAISTNPRFTELGLQTTLRLVANDNLQARAMGSFAATQLSTASYAVLDDGTPYGKDLADGAAKQLATEKKEVTVRQSFDDKTTDFDEVARRIQTAKVGVIVTTLNDFQVLALLQALQKINYTQLSVLGSDTIKTADMVKGMGMVTAIYATSPVLEVREFITGRQFLDRYNTAFKKPPAYGGHYSYDATYVLSAAIKQAKSADPKEITKALRAINGYAPVTGTMTWDDKGEQRYGAVGVYSLRAGNWELRMRSDRW; encoded by the coding sequence ATGAGCACACAAGGAAGCAGACGTGCCGCGCTGCTGGCGATCGCGGCGCTGGCCGCCACGTTGGGGGCAGGGTGCAGCAAGGTGCCGGACACCATAAAGATCGGCGTGGCCCAGCCGCTGTCGGGTCCGCAAGGCGAGGTGGGGCAGGACATGCTCAACGGCGTGACGCTGGCGGTGCAGGAGCTCAACAAGTCCGGCTTCACGGTCGATGGCAAGACCGTCACCCTGGAAGTGGTCGCGCAGGACGACCGGGCCGACGCCGACTCCGGCAAGAAAGCCGCGCAGCAGCTGGTGGAGTCCGGCGTGGTGGCGGTCATCGGCAACCTCAATTCGGGCGTCAGCATCGCGGCGGCGCCCATCTATGCCGAAAAGGGCATCGCGCAGCTGGCCATCTCCACCAACCCGCGCTTCACCGAACTGGGCCTGCAGACCACCTTGCGCCTGGTGGCCAATGACAACCTGCAGGCCCGCGCCATGGGCTCGTTCGCGGCCACGCAGCTCAGCACCGCCAGCTACGCAGTGCTGGACGACGGCACGCCCTACGGCAAGGACCTGGCCGATGGCGCGGCCAAGCAGCTGGCGACGGAGAAGAAGGAGGTCACCGTGCGCCAGTCGTTCGACGACAAGACCACGGATTTCGACGAGGTGGCCCGCCGCATCCAGACGGCGAAGGTGGGCGTGATCGTCACCACGCTCAACGACTTCCAGGTGCTGGCGCTGCTGCAGGCGCTGCAGAAGATCAACTACACCCAGCTGTCCGTGCTGGGCAGCGACACCATCAAGACCGCCGACATGGTCAAGGGCATGGGGATGGTCACGGCCATCTATGCCACCTCGCCCGTGCTGGAGGTGCGCGAGTTCATCACCGGCCGCCAGTTCCTGGACCGCTACAACACCGCGTTCAAGAAGCCGCCCGCCTACGGCGGCCACTACAGCTACGACGCCACCTACGTGCTGTCGGCCGCCATCAAGCAGGCCAAGTCCGCCGATCCGAAGGAGATCACCAAGGCCCTGCGCGCCATCAACGGCTACGCGCCCGTCACCGGCACGATGACCTGGGACGACAAGGGCGAACAGCGCTACGGCGCCGTGGGCGTGTACAGCCTGCGCGCCGGCAACTGGGAACTGCGCATGCGCTCCGACCGCTGGTGA
- the tsaD gene encoding tRNA (adenosine(37)-N6)-threonylcarbamoyltransferase complex transferase subunit TsaD, protein MSLLILGIESSCDETGVALVQSPTGDGVPTLLAHALHSQIEMHQAYGGVVPELASRDHIRRVLPLTETVLAESGRRLADVDVVAYTRGPGLAGALLVGAGVACALGAALDKPVLGVHHLEGHLLSPFLSADPPEFPFIALLVSGGHTQLMRVDGVGRYEMLGETIDDAAGEAFDKSAKLMGLGYPGGPALSRLAEQGDPAAFKLPRPLLHSGNLDFSFAGLKTAVLTQAKKLGDDLEARKADLAASTQAAIVDVLVRKTATALQQTGLRRVVVAGGVGANRHLREQLNAICARTQVRVHYPELHLCTDNGAMIAMAAAMRLQAGRQQANRDYAFDVKPRWPLDTLQ, encoded by the coding sequence ATGAGTCTGTTGATCCTCGGAATCGAATCCTCCTGCGACGAAACCGGTGTGGCGCTGGTGCAGTCGCCCACCGGCGACGGCGTGCCCACGCTGCTCGCCCATGCCCTGCACAGCCAGATCGAAATGCACCAGGCCTATGGTGGCGTGGTGCCCGAGCTGGCCAGCCGCGACCACATCCGCCGCGTGCTGCCCCTGACCGAAACCGTGCTCGCCGAATCCGGCCGGCGCCTGGCCGACGTGGATGTGGTGGCCTACACGCGCGGCCCGGGACTGGCCGGCGCGCTGCTCGTGGGCGCCGGCGTGGCCTGCGCCCTGGGCGCTGCACTCGACAAGCCCGTGCTGGGCGTGCATCACCTCGAAGGGCACCTGCTGTCGCCGTTCCTCAGCGCGGACCCGCCGGAATTTCCCTTCATCGCGCTGCTGGTCTCGGGCGGCCACACGCAGCTGATGCGCGTGGACGGCGTGGGCCGCTACGAAATGCTGGGCGAGACCATCGACGACGCCGCCGGCGAGGCCTTCGACAAATCCGCCAAGCTGATGGGCCTGGGCTACCCCGGCGGGCCCGCGCTGTCGCGGCTGGCCGAGCAGGGCGACCCGGCCGCCTTCAAGCTGCCGCGCCCGCTGCTGCACAGCGGCAATCTCGATTTCTCGTTCGCCGGCCTCAAGACCGCCGTGCTCACCCAGGCCAAGAAGCTGGGCGACGACCTCGAAGCGCGCAAGGCCGACCTGGCCGCCAGCACGCAGGCCGCCATCGTGGACGTGCTGGTGCGCAAGACCGCCACGGCGCTGCAGCAGACCGGGTTGCGCCGCGTGGTGGTGGCGGGCGGCGTGGGCGCCAACCGGCACCTGCGCGAGCAGCTCAACGCCATCTGCGCCCGCACCCAGGTGCGCGTGCACTACCCCGAGCTGCACCTGTGCACCGACAACGGCGCCATGATCGCCATGGCCGCCGCCATGCGCCTGCAGGCCGGCCGCCAGCAGGCCAACCGCGACTACGCCTTCGACGTCAAGCCGCGCTGGCCGCTCGATACGCTGCAATAA